The following are from one region of the Ignavibacteriota bacterium genome:
- a CDS encoding DUF4340 domain-containing protein: protein MFRKVNNKLLGIIFGILLLAGFLLFLFDGGKNERTFREVLVDIDTSKVTEILIYPKSQDHKEVKLYKDNAGWHVTLPSGNSAKVLNDRISNLFTQFLAIQPKRLAARDESKWKELQVDSTGSRVKVFEGSNLTLDLVIGRFSFQQPRTMNTFVRLYNDIDVYEVDGFLDMMFNQGANIFRDGTVIKSDSKNWRQLQFIYPADSSFNLVNNGDSWLLNGQAVDSTKTANYLTRLANLSNSNFVDDIKIDPTASPTFSLNITTKDLQFIEIKGYKDAASFLIHSSQNPEAWFDGNSLSASIFVSKSSFLSK from the coding sequence ATGTTTCGGAAAGTAAATAACAAACTACTGGGAATAATTTTCGGTATTCTTCTTCTTGCAGGTTTCCTCCTCTTTTTATTTGATGGAGGAAAAAATGAAAGAACATTTAGGGAAGTTCTTGTAGATATTGATACTTCAAAAGTTACTGAAATATTAATTTATCCTAAATCACAGGATCATAAAGAAGTAAAACTTTATAAAGATAATGCTGGCTGGCATGTTACTCTTCCCTCAGGGAACAGTGCAAAAGTGTTGAATGACAGAATCAGCAATTTATTCACACAATTTTTGGCAATACAACCTAAACGACTTGCTGCACGAGATGAGAGTAAGTGGAAAGAACTTCAGGTTGACAGCACAGGTTCGCGTGTTAAAGTATTTGAAGGATCGAATTTGACTCTCGATCTTGTCATAGGAAGATTTTCATTTCAACAACCAAGAACTATGAATACTTTTGTAAGATTATATAATGATATTGATGTTTATGAAGTAGATGGATTCCTCGATATGATGTTTAATCAGGGTGCAAATATTTTTCGTGACGGTACTGTCATTAAATCTGATTCTAAAAACTGGCGACAATTACAGTTTATTTATCCTGCAGATAGTTCATTCAATCTTGTAAACAATGGTGATAGTTGGTTATTGAACGGACAGGCTGTTGATTCGACAAAGACTGCCAATTATTTAACACGATTGGCTAATCTATCAAACAGTAATTTCGTTGATGATATCAAAATTGATCCGACAGCTTCTCCGACATTTTCCCTGAATATTACAACTAAGGACTTACAATTCATTGAGATCAAAGGATATAAAGATGCTGCTTCGTTCCTGATCCATTCTTCTCAAAATCCGGAAGCCTGGTTTGATGGCAATTCACTATCAGCTTCTATTTTTGTTAGTAAGTCTTCCTTTCTTTCCAAGTAA
- a CDS encoding CoA pyrophosphatase, whose amino-acid sequence MNSLTLENITLALTNSSEILGKDKYFNSAVLVPLIIIEDKFHFLFEKRSNHIRQGGEVSFPGGEFDNKKDQGLRHTAIRETSEELGLSIEKIKIIGKFGTLVAPMGVTVDAFVGILTIKGLDELAIDINEVEKVFLIPVEYFLKQKPEEYKVKLEVHPSYTDENGKKVELLPVQKLGLPSKYSKPWKNGLHRILVYNSTEEVIWGITAEIVYELCRLINSTK is encoded by the coding sequence GTGAACTCTCTTACACTCGAAAATATTACTTTAGCACTAACCAATTCATCTGAAATACTTGGTAAAGATAAGTATTTCAATTCAGCAGTACTTGTTCCATTAATTATAATTGAAGATAAATTCCACTTCCTGTTTGAAAAAAGATCGAACCATATTCGTCAAGGTGGAGAAGTTAGTTTTCCTGGAGGCGAATTTGATAATAAAAAGGATCAAGGACTTCGTCACACTGCAATCCGCGAAACTTCTGAAGAACTCGGATTATCTATTGAGAAGATAAAGATTATTGGTAAGTTCGGAACACTTGTAGCTCCAATGGGCGTTACAGTGGATGCATTTGTCGGAATACTGACAATTAAAGGTCTTGATGAACTTGCTATTGATATTAATGAAGTTGAAAAAGTATTTCTTATTCCGGTAGAATATTTTCTCAAACAAAAACCTGAAGAATACAAAGTGAAGCTTGAAGTACATCCTTCATATACTGATGAGAATGGAAAAAAGGTTGAATTACTTCCGGTTCAGAAACTTGGGCTGCCATCCAAATATTCAAAACCATGGAAGAATGGATTACATCGGATACTCGTTTATAATTCAACTGAAGAAGTTATCTGGGGTATTACTGCGGAAATTGTTTATGAGTTATGCAGGTTGATCAACTCTACAAAATGA
- a CDS encoding LemA family protein, producing the protein MTAIILITIAALILWGIVIYNFFIRDKNLIKEAWSGIDVQLKRRHNLIPNLVSAVQGYSKHEKTLLEDITKKRSEAVKVESLNDKAPAESDLSGMLKNLFIVAENYPDLKASDNFLNLQNQLTEIEDQIQYARRYYNGAVRNYNIRVESFPSNIIASIFNFNQESFFEISLATERSTPQVKL; encoded by the coding sequence TTGACCGCAATCATATTAATTACAATTGCAGCATTAATATTATGGGGGATTGTTATTTATAATTTTTTTATTCGGGATAAAAACCTGATTAAGGAGGCTTGGAGCGGAATAGATGTACAACTTAAGAGAAGACATAATCTGATCCCAAATCTTGTTTCTGCTGTTCAGGGATATAGTAAGCATGAAAAAACTCTTCTGGAAGATATCACTAAAAAAAGAAGTGAAGCTGTTAAAGTTGAAAGTTTAAATGATAAAGCTCCCGCTGAATCTGATTTATCGGGTATGCTCAAAAATCTTTTTATTGTAGCTGAAAATTATCCTGATCTTAAAGCAAGCGATAATTTCCTGAATCTTCAGAATCAGTTGACGGAAATTGAGGATCAGATCCAGTATGCAAGAAGATATTATAATGGTGCCGTAAGAAATTACAATATCAGAGTTGAATCATTTCCGTCAAATATTATTGCAAGCATATTCAATTTTAATCAAGAAAGTTTTTTTGAAATATCGCTTGCCACAGAACGATCCACACCTCAGGTGAAATTATGA
- a CDS encoding HAD family hydrolase gives MNQSKKYNHIIWDWNGTLLNDVELCAGIMNMLLVQESLPQISVERYKEIFTFPIIEYYKIAGHSFERNSFEVLGKQFIDEYEIKKDVCDLYPGVRDLLSELQNRNINQHLLSAYEQNSLNRIVKQFALGKYFQNVVGLDNVYANGKAHIAKQLEAKINSNGQSGKILLIGDTIHDYEVSREINSDCILISHGHQDEERLLKLGIPVVKNFEELIIILKDK, from the coding sequence ATGAACCAATCAAAAAAGTATAATCATATTATATGGGACTGGAACGGAACGTTGTTAAACGATGTCGAGCTCTGTGCGGGAATTATGAATATGCTGCTCGTACAGGAATCATTGCCTCAAATTTCAGTAGAAAGGTATAAAGAAATATTCACCTTTCCTATTATTGAATATTATAAAATAGCTGGTCATAGTTTTGAAAGAAACTCCTTTGAAGTACTGGGGAAACAATTTATAGATGAATATGAAATCAAAAAAGATGTTTGTGACCTGTATCCTGGCGTACGCGATCTTCTCTCCGAATTGCAGAATAGAAATATTAATCAACATCTGCTTTCAGCTTATGAACAAAACAGTCTTAATCGAATTGTAAAACAATTTGCACTCGGAAAATATTTTCAAAATGTAGTTGGTTTGGATAATGTTTATGCAAATGGAAAGGCTCATATTGCAAAACAACTTGAAGCAAAAATTAATAGCAACGGTCAGTCCGGGAAAATTTTACTCATTGGTGATACAATTCACGATTACGAAGTTTCGCGTGAAATAAATTCTGATTGTATTCTTATATCGCATGGTCATCAGGATGAGGAACGATTATTGAAGCTTGGAATTCCAGTGGTAAAAAATTTTGAGGAATTAATAATCATACTGAAGGACAAATAA
- a CDS encoding ABC transporter permease subunit: MHSIWIISKRELNSFFDSLVSYIFIVVFLGIGGFFTWLFGSDIFLIGQATLQPFFSIAYFTLFFFIPALTMRMLAEEKRIGTIELLLTKAVSDWQVILGKFLSCLLLISIALALTLPYYITVWAIGPIDHGAVWCGYFGMILMSMAYIAIGLFASSITNNQIVSFLLALFIGVFFLIIFDVLSNSFTGTIGQLLSFLSMSTHFDSISRGVIDLRDVIYFLSITLLGLILAETSLSKRNIVE; this comes from the coding sequence ATGCACTCAATCTGGATAATTTCAAAAAGAGAGTTGAATTCATTTTTTGATTCACTCGTATCTTACATTTTCATTGTTGTTTTTCTTGGTATTGGCGGATTTTTCACCTGGCTGTTTGGATCCGATATTTTTCTAATCGGTCAGGCTACTCTGCAACCATTCTTCTCGATAGCTTATTTTACTTTATTCTTTTTCATTCCGGCGTTAACAATGAGAATGCTTGCCGAAGAAAAGAGAATCGGTACAATAGAATTACTCCTGACAAAAGCTGTTTCAGACTGGCAGGTTATACTTGGAAAATTTTTATCTTGCTTACTACTAATCTCTATCGCTCTTGCTTTAACACTTCCATATTACATAACAGTTTGGGCTATTGGTCCGATTGATCACGGTGCAGTTTGGTGCGGTTATTTTGGAATGATCCTGATGAGTATGGCGTATATTGCTATTGGATTGTTTGCAAGCAGTATAACGAATAATCAGATAGTCTCATTTCTGCTTGCACTTTTTATCGGAGTTTTCTTCCTGATAATTTTTGATGTCTTATCAAATTCGTTTACAGGAACAATTGGTCAGTTGCTCAGTTTTCTCAGTATGTCAACTCACTTTGATTCTATCTCAAGAGGAGTTATTGATTTACGTGATGTGATTTATTTTCTGTCAATTACTTTACTCGGATTAATTCTTGCAGAGACTTCCTTATCAAAAAGAAATATTGTGGAGTAA